TCCACTCGCAAGTACTGCTTTTTTCAAACTAGCCATAGCTTCCTCATTGTCAGGGTTTGGAATATGATTAGGAAAATTTCCATCCGGATCTAAAAACTGGCTTCCAGAAATGTCTGCGCCAAGTTCTGCCAATACTTTCTCAGCAAAAAAGCCGCCAGCGCCGTTCCCTGCATCAACAATAATATGGCTTCCTTGGAGTGGCTTCATTTTGTCAGCTGCATCCGTGATTCCAGCTCTAATTTTATCCGTTAAGTCTGCCGCATATGTAGAAAGTAAATCTTGTTTTGTTACTTTACCAAGATTTAGTCCGTTTTCTATGAAAGATTTATCTGCGTGAGCCACGATATAATCAATATCTTCGTGTTCAGCTCCACCAGATTTCGTAAATAATTTTAGTCCATTATACATAAAAGGTAAGTGACTCGCTGTAATCATAATCCCGGCATCGCAGTCATAGTCTTCATATTGGGTTGCCATAAACATGGCCGGCGTAGTTGCAAGCCCTACATCCACCACATTGATTCCTGCGAAAGTTAACCCTTTGATAAGTGCCGCTTTTAAACGTTCAGCTGAAAGTCTGCTATCATGACCAATCGCCACTTTCGCTTGACCTTCCACTTTTTTCTCCTCTTTTAGCCATTTCGCAAAGCCATAAGCAATCTTTTCTACACGTTCGTCTGTTAGCGTAATCTGATATTTTTCCGTAGCAATAGCTATTCCACGTATGTCTGATCCGTTTTGCAGTGCTTCTAACGCTTTCGTTTCTGATTGATTCATGTCATTCCTCCAGCTTCTGTATTTTTCCCCTTCATTATAGCTTATATTGCGAAATTTTCACATAGCTTTTACAAAAGATGTGCTCTATTCGCGATAATAATTTGCAAGTCAACGGTTAATTCTTCTGGTGGGTTTCCCAGTAATTCGCTTTTTTTATCCGCTTCAATATGCCAACCAAGTGGCGTCATTTCAAGAAAATCTGCAAATAATTCTTTGGCAATCGGCGCTTTGTAGGTCACTCGTTCGACATGCTCTACGCTTAACTTTTCTGCTAACCGTGATGTGACCGACTCATTTGAATAACTACTTTTCTCATCAACATAAATAAATTCACGTAATTCGCGTAAATAATTCGCTTCTGGCACTACTTTTAACAAAAACCCATCCTTCTTTAAAAGCCGTTTGAACTCCACGTAATTCGATGGCGATAAAATATTTAAAATGACATCCGCCGTCTCTGCTTGATTAGGACAATTGGCTAAATCAGCTACCGTCCAAGAAGTACCAGGATAGTCGCGTGCCGCTTGTTTCACTCCCTCTTTGGCGATATCTAAGCCAACAGCTTGGACATAAACACCAGTCGCTTGTAAATTTGATACGACTCGCGCCAAATGACTTCCTTCCCCGCAACCCGCATCATATAAAACAAGTTGTTCTTTTTTCTTCTCCGCAATAATTTCTGTCACTCGTTCGATTAATTTTTCAAAAAAGCCACTCGCAATCACTTTTTTACGGGATTCGAATAATGCTTGATCGTATTTTGTTTTATGCGCTTGTTTTAGTAAATGTACGTAACCTGGTTTGGCGATATCAAACCCGTGACCTTCTAGGCATACAAATGACTGCGGCTCTCTAAACTCGAATGCTTCGCCACAAATCGGACAAGCAAGAAGTGCCATATTTTCTTTCAAAGCGCGTTTATTTATCTCCATTTTTGATAACAATTAATACTCACTCCACTCGAAAAACGTTGCCCGCAAACAGGCAACGTTTCTACTAATTTCTTTCATACGTATAAAAAGTGTAATTGTACTTATTTTTTTCATCTTTTTCATGGAATTCTTTCGCCACTTCGGAAAAATTCTCCCAATCCACTTTAGGAAACGCAGTATCAGCCTCAAACTCTGCATCAATTTTTGTCACAATCAGCTGATCCGCCACATCCATAAATAAACGATAGATTTCTGCACCACCAACTATATAGATTGGTTCCCCTGTCTCAGCAAGGGCTAGAACAGCTTCTTTTGAATGAAGTATCTCTGCATCATCTAACTTGAGACCTTGATCTCGTGTCAATACGATTGTCTTTCTATTTGGTAAAGCTTTTCCTAACGATTCATAGGTTTTTCGCCCCATGACAAGTGTTTTCCCAGTCGTCGTTTTTTTGAAAAACTGCAAATCTCCTGGTAAGTGCCACGGCATTTTGTTATCTTTTCCAATATTACCAGCGCGGTCTTGTGCCCAAACAAAAATAATCATCCAAGAAAACCTCCCTTATACTGAAATTGGTGCTTTAATTGCTGGATCTGGATTATAACCATCCAGTGAAATATCCGCTACATCAAAATCAAAAATCGTTGCTGGTTTATCTGAAAGCACTAATTTTGGAAGTTTGTGCGGTGTTCTAGACAACTGTTCTTTCACTTGCTCAATATGGTTGTTATAAAGATGCGCGTCACCCATTGTATGGATAAACTCGCCAACTTCCAGCCCTACTTCACGCGCAATCAGGTGTGTTAGAAGTGCATAGCTCGCAATATTAAACGGCACACCAAGGAAAATATCGGCACTACGTTGATACAGCTGACATGATAATTTTCCGTCCGCTACATAAAATTGGAATAGCGAATGACATGGCGGTAAAGCCATATTCGGAATATCTTCTGGATTCCAAGCAGACACAATCAAACGACGCGAGTTCGGATTCGTTTTAATCATTTCAATCAAATCCGCTAACTGATCAATTGTTTCTCCTTGTGAAGTCTTCCATTCGCGCCATTGTTTACCGTAAATATTACCTAGCTCACCGTATTTATTCGCGAACGCTTCGTCTTCTAAAATACGTGTTTTAAACTTCTCCATCTCCGCTTGATACACTTCTTTGAAAGCTGGATCACGTTCAGCACGCAGACCAAAGTCAGTCATATCTTCGCCTTTATAATCATCGCTTTTCACAAAACGCTCAAAAGCCCATTCATTCCAAATATTATTATTATGCTGTAAAAGGTAGCGAAT
The sequence above is drawn from the Listeria monocytogenes genome and encodes:
- a CDS encoding dihydrofolate reductase, whose translation is MIIFVWAQDRAGNIGKDNKMPWHLPGDLQFFKKTTTGKTLVMGRKTYESLGKALPNRKTIVLTRDQGLKLDDAEILHSKEAVLALAETGEPIYIVGGAEIYRLFMDVADQLIVTKIDAEFEADTAFPKVDWENFSEVAKEFHEKDEKNKYNYTFYTYERN
- a CDS encoding thymidylate synthase, whose product is MKQYLDLEKYVLENGTQKGDRTGTGTISTFGYQMRFDLQEGFPIMTTKRVPFKLVVSELLWFLHGDTNIRYLLQHNNNIWNEWAFERFVKSDDYKGEDMTDFGLRAERDPAFKEVYQAEMEKFKTRILEDEAFANKYGELGNIYGKQWREWKTSQGETIDQLADLIEMIKTNPNSRRLIVSAWNPEDIPNMALPPCHSLFQFYVADGKLSCQLYQRSADIFLGVPFNIASYALLTHLIAREVGLEVGEFIHTMGDAHLYNNHIEQVKEQLSRTPHKLPKLVLSDKPATIFDFDVADISLDGYNPDPAIKAPISV
- a CDS encoding phosphoglucomutase, whose product is MNQSETKALEALQNGSDIRGIAIATEKYQITLTDERVEKIAYGFAKWLKEEKKVEGQAKVAIGHDSRLSAERLKAALIKGLTFAGINVVDVGLATTPAMFMATQYEDYDCDAGIMITASHLPFMYNGLKLFTKSGGAEHEDIDYIVAHADKSFIENGLNLGKVTKQDLLSTYAADLTDKIRAGITDAADKMKPLQGSHIIVDAGNGAGGFFAEKVLAELGADISGSQFLDPDGNFPNHIPNPDNEEAMASLKKAVLASGADLGVIFDTDVDRAAIMDKNGESLNRNPLIAVISSIILEEKPGTTIVTDSTTSGHLQTFIEAKGGKQHRFKRGYRNVINEALRLNANGTPSEIAIEVSGHAALKENYFLDDGAYLIAKILMTYATLRKNGQDLPDLIADLKEPAESEEIRLSITATDFKAYGKEVLADFLTFVEADPDMELEPVNQEGIRVNTKGALGEGWFLLRMSLHEPVMPMNLESDEAGGIRKVKDRLAGFFAKKAELKM
- a CDS encoding putative RNA methyltransferase, with the protein product MLSKMEINKRALKENMALLACPICGEAFEFREPQSFVCLEGHGFDIAKPGYVHLLKQAHKTKYDQALFESRKKVIASGFFEKLIERVTEIIAEKKKEQLVLYDAGCGEGSHLARVVSNLQATGVYVQAVGLDIAKEGVKQAARDYPGTSWTVADLANCPNQAETADVILNILSPSNYVEFKRLLKKDGFLLKVVPEANYLRELREFIYVDEKSSYSNESVTSRLAEKLSVEHVERVTYKAPIAKELFADFLEMTPLGWHIEADKKSELLGNPPEELTVDLQIIIANRAHLL